Proteins encoded in a region of the Coffea eugenioides isolate CCC68of chromosome 4, Ceug_1.0, whole genome shotgun sequence genome:
- the LOC113768301 gene encoding F-box/kelch-repeat protein At3g23880-like yields MSPKKLHQSQMPVAKAALAPNIPEELTVDILLRLPPKSIGKFRCVLKSWRSLLSDPLFITAHLTLHLHYPQKLIFFSSSPVPPSSRSIYTLTFTTADNPGSEAVLQKLTLSENILENTSSKYASIVGSCNGLVLVLGFRMEIGFRDTMYLINPTTMEFVKLPASPLVREAVRIGGALGYDSSNDDYKIVTVSCDEPTSNETSVDVFSLRSGSWKRINSLPYHLDFRSSVFLNGAIHWLARSDSGDHSVIAFDLTCEKFNPVPIPRGEFDPLKLADLGGCLAMVVKQTFHQMDIWMMQEYGIGESWTKFSVPTPNYFYFNDIVCLLGDDNVVLNVKDQKLVVHNLTENTRRDMVVAGIGGHLRYLIGFSESLVSPIYYCQNWRAT; encoded by the coding sequence ATGTCCCCAAAGAAACTCCATCAATCTCAAATGCCGGTGGCCAAGGCTGCCTTAGCCCCAAATATTCCCGAAGAACTCACAGTCGACATACTCTTACGTCTTCCGCCGAAATCCATCGGTAAATTCAGGTGCGTCTTGAAGTCATGGCGATCTCTACTCTCCGACCCACTATTCATCACAGCCCACCTCACTCTTCATCTCCATTACCCCCAAAAACtcatcttcttttcttcttcccctGTTCCTCCCTCTTCACGCAGCATCTACACCCTAACTTTCACTACCGCTGACAACCCTGGTTCCGAAGCTGTTTTGCAAAAGCTCACCCTTTCAGAGAACATTTTAGAGAATACATCTTCGAAGTACGCCTCAATTGTTGGTTCTTGCAACGGGTTGGTGTTGGTGTTAGGATTCAGAATGGAGATAGGCTTCCGGGATACAATGTATTTGATAAACCCCACCACCATGGAGTTCGTGAAATTGCCCGCTAGCCCTTTGGTTCGGGAGGCTGTTCGAATTGGGGGTGCATTGGGTTATGATAGTTCTAATGATGATTACAAGATCGTTACTGTCTCGTGTGATGAACCCACGAGTAATGAAACTTCTGTTGATGTTTTTAGTTTGAGGAGTGGATCGTGGAAGAGAATTAATAGTTTGCCTTATCATCTTGATTTTCGTTCTTCGGTTTTCTTGAATGGTGCTATACATTGGTTGGCTCGCTCTGATTCTGGAGATCATTCAGTAATAGCTTTTGATTTGACTTGCGAGAAATTTAATCCAGTGCCAATTCCTAGAGGTGAATTTGATCCTCTTAAGCTTGCAGATTTAGGTGGATGTCTTGCAATGGTTGTGAAGCAAACATTTCATCAGATGGATATTTGGATGATGCAGGAGTATGGCATTGGAGAATCGTGGACTAAGTTTAGTGTTCCTACACCTAACTACTTTTATTTCAATGATATTGTTTGCCTATTGGGGGATGATAATGTTGTTTTGAATGTTAAGGATCAGAAATTGGTTGTGCATAACTTGACAGAGAACACTAGGAGGGATATGGTGGTTGCCGGCATTGGAGGTCACTTGAGATACCTTATTGGCTTTTCTGAGAGCCTTGTGTCGCCTATTTACTACTGTCAGAATTGGAGAGCAACATAA
- the LOC113769030 gene encoding F-box/kelch-repeat protein At3g06240-like, translating into MYIITGATDPVLVHVIEPIVFANSRNNATTSLNHHHPSTPSAKSMSLKQLDGSQLPVSTADLAPNIPQELIIDILLRLPARPVGKFRCVSKPWRSLLSDPLFIKAHLTLHHHQPQKYILISSSPPIEKSTLSTLTFTPTGSADHDGVLKRLTLLENQLTDADIVGSCNGLVLVSEFKIKHPFRRLSNLDFMYYLINPTTMELVELPANPLAPVALPIGGAFGYDRSSDDYKVVTLSNCERVTNDVHLDVFSLRSGTWRRIDVLRYRLHFLSGVFLNGAIHWLVKSDVSLILAFDLSCEELKLLPLPSSRPENCLFSRIAVLDGCLTMVATMGYCIDVWMMKEYGVEESWTKFSVTTQNYAALPLPICLLGDDDLVLYVNQKLVVHSLTGETRRDMLFAGDKFRDVKAFCESLVSPICYCQK; encoded by the coding sequence ATGTATATAATTACAGGTGCAACCGATCCTGTCCTGGTCCATGTTATTGAGCCTATCGTATTCGCCAATTCTCGAAACAACGCCACCACCTCCCTCAACCACCACCATCCATCTACCCCATCTGCAAAATCTATGTCCCTAAAACAGTTGGATGGATCCCAACTGCCGGTGTCGACGGCAGACCTAGCCCCAAATattccccaagaactcattatCGACATACTCTTGCGCCTGCCCGCAAGACCCGTCGGCAAATTCAGGTGCGTTTCGAAGCCATGGCGTTCTCTTCTCTCCGACCCACTGTTCATCAAAGCTCACCTCACTCTCCACCACCATCAACCCCAGAAATATATCCTTATTTCTTCTTCCCCTCCTATCGAAAAATCAACTCTGTCCACCCTAACTTTCACCCCTACTGGCAGCGCTGACCACGATGGCGTTTTAAAAAGGCTCACACTTCTGGAAAACCAATTGACTGACGCCGATATTGTTGGTTCTTGCAATGGGTTGGTCTTAGTTTCAGAATTCAAGATAAAACATCCCTTTAGACGGCTAAGTAACCTTGATTTTATGTACTACTTGATAAACCCCACAACCATGGAGCTCGTGGAATTACCCGCGAACCCTTTGGCTCCGGTGGCTCTTCCAATTGGGGGTGCTTTCGGTTATGATAGGTCTAGTGATGACTATAAAGTCGTCACGTTATCGAATTGTGAACGGGTTACTAATGATGTTCATCTCGATGTTTTTAGTCTGAGGAGCGGAACTTGGAGGAGAATTGACGTTTTGCGTTATCGTCTTCATTTTCTTTCGGGGGTGTTTCTGAATGGTGCTATACATTGGTTGGTGAAGTCTGATGTTTCACTAATTTTAGCTTTCGATTTGAGTTGCGAGGAATTAAAGCTCCTGCCGCTGCCTTCTTCTCGTCCAGAAAACTGTTTGTTCTCTCGTATTGCAGTTCTTGACGGATGTCTAACAATGGTTGCAACTATGGGTTATTgtattgatgtttggatgatgAAGGAGTATGGTGTTGAAGAATCTTGGACCAAGTTTAGTGTTACTACACAAAACTATGCGGCTCTTCCTTTACCTATTTGCCTGCTGGGGGATGATGATCTTGTTTTGTATGTGAATCAGAAACTCGTTGTGCATAGTTTGACAGGAGAAACTAGGAGGGATATGTTATTTGCTGGAGATAAGTTTAGAGATGTTAAGGCCTTTTGCGAAAGTCTTGTCTCGCCTATTTGCTATTGTCAGAAATGA